gaacattttttaatatgaggATGTAAGTAAATTTACAACATTTTCTATCTTTGTTTATCATTCGTTATCAGTATTGTTGCTACTTTATCACTAATCATCTAACATCATTTTACTTGAAGTTTTGTATGACGCCACTAGAttcaagagaagaaaaatctcagaaaattttgaaatatttcaaagaaaTTGAGGCGtaggagaaaaaagaacatatagAGATacattaagaagaaaaagaaagaaatggaaacaaaCCTAGGaataatacaaacaaacaaaatcttgaATGAAATAagtgaaattagaaaaaaatcaaggGAAATGGaagcaaaacaaatttttcaataaggccaaaaagaaacaaaaacaatattaaaaggtcaagaagaaataaaaagaatctcAATATTGGTTATGAGAAGCTTAAACATTAGGCTACCATTAGAAAATCTTCCataacaacaaaaagagagaaaaagagtaTCAACGAGttgtggaaaaaaaataaacaccTACTTGTAGCCTTAGTCATCtcgaaaaagaagaagaagttaaTATAATGATTGATTATGCAACAACATATTGCTCTACGGTTAGTGTTTAATTCATTATCTTctgctttattttgtttaaaattgctcaacttcaaaataaagaacaattgtgttttcttcttcttcttcttctttttttgcaaGGAATTGTGGTCCTTGAAACACAGAGTGATTGTAAACAAGAGAAACTGCAAATTTAGAAACACCAAACACACAATTGTTGTTAGAGGTTTAATTCTTttacaaacaataaatttatcacaCCCTATTGGAATAGACTGAGATAGTGCTCTATCTCTATCTAACCATGATAGTTAGAAATAGTCATCTATATCGATATATGTAAGATGGGCAATCCTAAACATCTAtatgatttcttttgaaatttgtactctatatttttatagatagatgaagaagaacaaaataccaaaactACAGATAAGAGACACCAAAAAATAAGTGTTGACCCAAGTTTCATTCTTTTGTACACAATTGATTGCACaatcgtttatattttattacacaACCGTTTTGATGTTGTTGaacaattgtttagattttgctgCACAATCGTTTACATTTTGTTGCACGGCCATTTATACAACtacctttttaattcttactTTCAAACAGATGAAGATCAAActgataaagaagaagaagttgaagtaCAAAGCGAAGAAGAATGAAACATTATATGAAAGTgatgaagaaggaaaatatgagaaggaaaaccaaaagaaaacaaagccAAGAGCAAAACGTAAATATTGATAGTTCTTTATCTCTGTTtatctaagaaaaataaataactatccTAGTCTACCCTTCATTGTTCTTCTTATAAACTCCAATATTTTCTTGCAGcaaatcattgaagaaaagaaactagAAAAAGAGGATGAGGAAGTGAAAGAAGAGCAAAATCAAGAAGATATAGATAATGAGAgtgaagaaattttgtttacaataagaagaagacaaaaggGAAAACTAGTTGTTGATGATGACGATGAAACAGAAGAAGAGATTGCCAGTGATAGCGAAGAAGATgcagaagaaagaaatatgaagaaaaggaaacaaaagaaaactaaaaagaaagcaaaaggaGGCAAAATCAAGAAGGAACAAATAATACTTTGATTCTGCTCCATCCTTTGAcctacacattttttaatagttgtagaattaatttatattgtttgtaCAACTTCaagtttgtaaatttttacttttgaacattttgttttttatactttaataaTTTGTGAGTTTCCTTCTACTATAGTTGGTAAGTCATTTCTTATTAAATCTAATCTTTCTGCTTACAAACTATTTcctatttcaattttagggtttcaaatagacaaagatagaataatatatttatctaTCTCAGATATAGGGTGATAGCACACACGCTTAGTGCCTATCGAAAATAGACAATAATAGATCATactagttttcaattttaaggTCTTAGATTGTAGATTATCTAAAGAGCTTGAGTTGAAAGTGTAGAAAACTTCATCAGAATTAGATTTTTCAATACAAATAGTACTTTTATATGTTGTCCTTGTTTGAAGTGTGGAACTTGTCAAAGACATAATGCAAATGATATTAAACATCATTTATGTTCTAATGGCATTGATGAAAGTTGTAAGATTTGGTTTTGACATGGTAAAGAACTTCCTAGTTCTTCCTTCCATAGAGAATCCTCCAGGTGTAAGTATGAAAATAATGATGTTGGAAATATAAAggaaatggttgaaattgCTTATGAGCAATATTCAAAGGATCCAAGTAGTTTTGAGAAATTGCTTAATGATGCTGAGAAGTCATCATATGAAGGATGCAAAAAATTCACCAAATTGTCTACATTAGTGAAGTTgtataacttaaaagttagACATGAAAAAATACTAAAAGCGTTAAAAGACATCTTACCTTCTACTAATGACCTACCTATGTCAATGTatgaagcaaagaaaaaattaggTACACTaggaatgaaatttgaaaagattcaTGCATGTCCTGATGATTGTTGCTTGtatatcaaaacaaacatgTCAATGCAATTGTGTGTCATGAATATGGTGAGTCTAGATGTCTTTTAAAGATATAGTAAAGatacaaataagaaaaagaaaatccctGCTAAAATAATGTGGTATTTTCCACAAATTCCATTATTTCAACAAATGTTTAAAAGTGTTGAATGTCTTAAAAACTTAACTTAGCATATTGATGAAAGAGaaattgataataaattataGCACCCTCGTGACTCCCAAGCTTCGAAGTTAGTTGACACTATAAGAccaaattttagttataaacCTAAGAATCTTCGTTTAACATTGTCAGCATATGGGACAAATCCGCACAATGATATGAGTTCTTCCAAATACAGTTGTTGGCAAGTGATATGAGctccaaatcaatttttacaacatgcAAAAAGTGAAAACTTTATCAATGGTGGCTTATATGACGTAAGTAAACGTCACAACTTCTTTATGAtacattaacatttttttaattaataataagttgATTTGCACCGTTGGTTTATTGTAGGTACTTACAGTCGCTCAATATTGATTTGAAGAAGGTTTTGAAGTGTGTTTTTGTAGAACCATCACTTATATTTGCAGGCTATAGTACTAGAGAGATTAGAGCTCAAAACCTTTGCACTAGATTAATGATTTCCAAACAAGATGAATTGGTTATTGCTCTTTACAATCCAAGGTAAGTACAATTTTACTCAATTCAAACTTACATTactagcaaaaaaaattaattagttacatattttatttagtgaCCATTGGTCATTAGTTGTAATTAATGCATATGAAGATGTGATGTACCATCTTGACTCATTGAGAACAAGTTCACAAGAAGATATCAAATACATAACGAATATATCAGCTAactttgtttgtgtttttttcatcactaaaaagtttattttattttgaattatactatattttaaaaaatataagggCTTGACGATTTTTCAATCttagaaacttttgaaaaagactaaaaaaacCACATTCTAGAAAGCGGTAAAGGTAAGTATTTAtaagataatttaaaatttaatacaatgATGTATAATTTAGTGCATAATAAAGTATGCATTGTAGGTTTTGTATTATAGTGTTATTTACAAATAGGAGTATTATGTTTGAGATACATGTGGAAAATTGTGACAAGGATAAAGAGCATTATTGATTCggtatgtttttaaattattacttaCATTGTAACATTATAAATAGCATAATATGacccatttttattttcaacaaagtgtcttcaacattttatgttttatagatTGATACAAGAAGCTCGTACATGCAAATTGAATTGGATGAAGAACGAGTGGAGTAGgctgaatttttaaattggtATATCTAAAAAGCATTTAGAATGTTGTTCTTGTTAATTCTGTAAATGGCTAACATGGGAATAAGCATAACCTTTTTTTGTGCATGACCTGTATATACTTATATACTTGAGGCAAAAGATGTAGGAGATAGACTTTAGTCTTGTGTCAATGTTTTGTTCATAGCCAtcattatattgtttttggtATATCACACAAGTGAATTGGTCTAGCaacacaaaacaaagaaagtgaATTGGGTAGGGGTTCAGGAAAGATAGATTATCGTAAATTTTGGAATAGGCcacttatatataaaaggttAGTTGAATATTATGTTAGAATTGTGTATCTGTTTTTGACATCATTgttgaagaataaaattattgttggttacttactatattaaattatttgtcaCTTTTTTATTGTGTTGTTAGGGTGGATTAGTTAATATGTGTTTCTAGAATGCTAAATTTTGTACATATATGACTTatggttgaagaagaaaatactaCTAGTTTGagagtttattttgttgataaattTGTCTTATGTCAGAATTTATGTCTTAAAACTCGTAATTTATAATCATATTCTATACAATAAAGTTGtaattgagaaattattaggtgaaattgaatattataatcttaaaacCTATAAACTAAGGTCCTGCGGCTATtttgagtaaacttgaactttatgtatagATATAAGTGTacatcaagttcgagtatatagcctaaattcTCTATAGTATACGAATAAGATTGGACATCTTATTTTAGGGACACTATAGATGCGACtcgctttgtagttagtacaaatgaAGTGATCCTAAAtagttcatgtagagacatgaaaagTGGGACATTCTATTTAAAGGGTTTACATAAGACTAGAatcatgaaatagtcacttttaagttataacatcGTTGACTCTATAAATCTgactatttcaattattgatgacctagataacttaatcttgagctaactatgaacttctatTCAAACAGAATTATCCTTatatctgcataggtgagggcagctcaacAGCGCTGGCCCAATAATCTATCTTTCACCAATTTCAATAAcatatcatttttgttgtagtgatCATTTATCTTTCACCAAATTTCAATAGCATATCGTCTATCTTTCGAGcttcatattttcatcaatACCAACTCGTTTAATGCATATGACCACTTGatttgatgcattttttaatgatatttacaTCAATATCATAAACTGAGCATTCTATTAACATATCTTGGCattgaattttcttcaaaattacaaaaaagaaaaaaaaaatgttgaaacttTGGAAGACCATAACTTTGAGCATAGTTGTCTGAATtgtgcatattttttttagtccatgtaaattttcaagaaagtTGAGATGCCTTCGTCCCAAAAAACGTCATTTTCGCCCCCAAATAGAATAAATTcgaatcaaatctaaacgatcttttaattttatacccaacctaaacgatcttgtacccttgtacccagtctaaacgattttgtaccaagtttaaacgatcttataccaaatttaaacaattttgtaccaaatctaaatgatagTGGTACATCTCTGTCTATTTGAGATAGACAACCGattgtttaatttagatattgatacacgatcgtttagatcatgtatcaatatcgtttagatcttgtaccaagaagaaaaagaagatgagagatgaagaagaaggaagaaattttgaaagaggaaataaagaaatcgtgaacaagaagaaggagaagtaataatatgaagaaaagaataataaattgcaaagaagaagaaggaggaaaaaactgaagaaaaaaaatagtactGCAATAATCAAAACCAATAAGtgcaaatatgaaatttatataaaaaaaaaaagtaactgAGCTTTATgaacttttcttaaattgttcTACGgaccatataaatatttagcacttttgttatatttacgtAAACGTACCTGAGAAAAAACAgatttgttatataaatttgaactacattaaattaatgaaaaaatgacATGAATAGTAGTATAAACATTATTGGAAGAATGTGTAAATGTAAAAGATCGGGATGTACAAGTTCTGCAAAACCAACACAACTAGGCATCTGTAAAACATATTCCTATGAAAGTTATCTAACGATGTTGGCCATCTACAACTTTAGTTATCCATAATTTAAGTTGTCTAAAGATTTTGATAGTCTACATCCCCGAAAAGTAAAGTGTAAGACCCGTGCTTGAAtagaagattttgaaaagtattttgctaaacaataatataagaaaacaaacgATCGTGTAAGAAAGTTAGACGATAATATAAGAAGTAAATGATCTTTGGAAAagctaaatgatcatgtaagAGATTGAACGATAGTTTAGAAGGGTCAGCAATCGTGAAGGAGGTTTAAAGAGGTTCCCGGGGTTATAATTATCATATCAGTGGAGTAAATTTCAGGTGTCGTAACATGCAAAGACTTATAACTTGGTTAAGTAGAAGGTGACAAGGTTATAGGAGTTTAAGGAATGTCTAATCGAACTTaggattagtataaataagaGAATAGGACATAAggaaaagattattattatgagATTTTATAAAGAGAAAAGCTAGAGGTCGTTGTGTAAGAAGAAGAGTTCTGAACAAAGAGAGAAACTTAGTACAGTGAGTCATTTTCTAAATGGACTTAGATTATAAAGCTTTTCTTTGTAAGTCTCATGTTTCATGTGTCATATAATGCATGTTTACGTTTATAGAAAAGCATGATTTGAAAGAAGCTTTAATGTTATGTTTTCAAGTTAAAGTTCATGTCTTGttgattgtattgtatgcTTGATTGAGAGTAAACCATTAGTCATATTTCTGTCTAACTATTATGTGCACTTAGTGAGTAAAGGCAACCATGTAGAGAAGACTTACATGGTAGAATGAGGTGAGACAATGCATAAAAGATATGTATTGTACCAAGAAGCCTGAGCTACAAGGAATGAATCAAGAAATTCTCAAGGATGTTGCTGATGAAAAGGTCATCACAATAATCCATGCACGATAATGGTTCATGTATTAGTGAAACTAATATGTATTTATGAGATTTGAAATGTGTTATTGAATTTAGGCATTGAGCTTGTGTTTAAACGAAAATGATTTATGAATTGTATTCCCAAAAGGTTTTAAAGGCAAcactcactaagtcttttgacttatgttttaagtttctCTCCCCCAAGTTGTAGAAACCAAGAGATCAATTAGAAATGTAAGAAATAGGGTTGAAAGATAAGCGATTGTTTAAGGAGTTGAGTGATTCGAGCTAAAAGGTCGTTTAGGAAACTAACCGGTAGTGTAAAAGGGTAAGTGATTGGAGCTAAGTAATGGATCaatgatctaaatgatcgGACTGGGTACTAAATGATCGTTGAAGCTTGAAGACTTTGAAGGCTTTTGACATTTCTTTGTTAAGCTCCTGTTGTAGAAATTTTTGgacttaaataaataagagttGTGTTGCATTATTTAAGATGCTATTATTACTGTTAAGTTTGCATGATAATGGTTAATGATTCAAAGTTATGTGACACAAAGGCCCTAACACCCAATTTTAGGTTGAGTTGGGTgggaaaaaaaacatcaattacTCAATCCTACAATAAATAACTCCTAATTACTCacatttttcatctctttatTTGCATCAATTCACAGTTTTCACTTTGTTGTTTCCGTTTTACTCATATTTCCAACATCGTATAAActcttcaaattattttatcaaatgataAATGACCTTCTAACTATTCACGTTTTTCATCTCGTTATTTGTCGTAATTAACATTTTCACTTAGTTATTCGTGTGAACTCATGTTACCAAGTACCACACACGTTGGGTGGTGATGGTGAGGAATGAAGAAGTGCAACTCCGTACCCCAACAGTTGTAGTGGATATAAATTGTATGCCTTTCGGGGCAAACAACCTGAAATGCGCTCCCAATTCACTCTCCAACAACCCCCCCCATGTTcaacaatttacaaatatttccCATCTCCAAACGCCAAAACCCCATTAAAACCCTCGTTCAATTGCTCATCTTCACAACACATTTCAAACATGAAATCCTTCGTATTTTCCTCCTCTTTCTCATCCTCTCCCccctacttccaatttcatttctgCTTCtccatccttcttttctttgccTTCTAAATCTGCGCAATGCGGCCCTATGTTCACCCAACTCTcaattttttcactttcaaaaCACCCACTATTTCGTTGCCTCGAAAGGGTTTTTTTTCAACCCAGAATCGAAACCCCCCAGATGAGGGCCTCTTTGTCACCGCCCTCTGGCGAGATTCATGTCATTCTGGGGCCGATGTTTGCTGGGAAAACTACCACTCTTCTTCGGCGGATTCAGTCCGAGAGCTGCAATGGCAGGTCTTTTATGCtatgctttcttcttctttagttAACcgtttattaattttctttttatcttttaatatattctcATCACTCTCTCTGTATTGGCTTGATTATTAGCACGGTTGGTATCGgtatgaaatggaaaaaaatcgTATTGAATTTACAACTTCATCCGCTATATTACTTGATCGACACTGAATATGAGTGGTTGGGTGGATAAGTTATGgtgaatttgatattttatactATATCCCTACGAATTTCACAATAATAGAGTTATGCATATTGGTGCTGAATGAGGTTTAAGCTGATATATGATGTTGTGGGGTATGACCGCTTGATAGAGAATGAATGGAACGAGTGAATTGCGAACTAAACTAAACTGATTCTTTGAAGAGAACCTTTAAATCCTTAATTTTTCCTTGCTCCTCGCTCCTCGCTCCCTCtcattttttgaaacaaaaacaaaaaaacgtCTTTATTTTTTAGCTCAACATGGTAGAAGATAGCCTTATTAACGTTAGACCTCATGAActtggtttttctttcaatgaaGACTGCTAATATGGAAACACTGTTGTACCAAGTTTAAAAGAGAATTCTCACCAAGGGGCTGGTACATTTTCCACTCAACCTGTAAAATATAGGAACGTTTAAACAGGTAACATTCATTTACACATGCTTTCTGAAGAGTATGAAGCAATCAATCTACTTATCTGCTATTTGCTGTTGGATCACATAGTTTGGAGATGATACAAGAGTTCAATGACATTTGTGAAATAGACCTTAGAGAGGACATGTTCAAGTCATAGTGGCCCtctatctaaaatttaataccatctgaaatttaatatcatatgaGTTTATTTGACAAGTAAATGAGCAGAGCTACCAGCCAGATTATTGCCCTGTGACAATTGTTGAAGGTGCTCAAGTTAGCTGGAATACTCtcaagagaagaaatttgtgGAGTTTTGATAGATTTAATATTTCGATGCTCTTCCTGTCCATGTTCACATTCTGGATCTTCGATTAAGCGGTCTTtgtcatcattttcatttgtagaatctttttttctttgggttgGCATCTTGTCTTCcctattttattatctttatattgaaaatatttcctaGCTTTATATTACCTTTTAAAATGTAGAACCTAATTACTGGATGGAATGTGTACTCTGGTGTATCTTAATTGGGTAGAAGCTTCATTTTTGGTACATATCAGAAGGTttattccttttccttttcatgcACTTTTTTTACAGAAGTGTAGCTATAATTAAGTCGAATAAAGACACAAGGTATGGATTGGATTCTATTGTTACACATGACGGCATGAAACTCCCTTGCTGGGCAATACCAAACTTATCATctttcaaaaagaaatttgtcaAGGTTCTCTGACAAGTAtataatctctctctctttatgaTGCCAATATCATGCTTagacattttattaattaaaatacgAAATATTCAAGCCCTTATAAAAGGTAGCAAAGTATTTAAATCTATGAGgctaaaaatttgatttccaaTTAGAATGAGCAGAAAACTGAATGAGTAGACTTCTGAATTAACCGTAATAATAGGAACTCCTGATTTTCTTGGTAACAGAATTGTTAATTTACATATGATGTTGGGGTGACAGCTAGATGTGATTGGAATTGATGAAGCTCAATTTTTCGACGATCTATATGATTTCTGTTGCGAAGCTGCTGATATTGATGGCAAAACAGTTATAGTTGCTGGGCTGGATGGGGATTACTTGAGgtataatcaaattttctgGCTTACTTTTGTTTCATACGTTTAATTTCAATGATGTTCTTAGAAACTGATGGCATTTCATATGGTAAAACATTCAATAGAACTTCAGATTGGTTTCTAAATTGACTGATCATTAGTAACTCAATTAAAGCTTTTGTGTTGGGGTTTATACAAAAAACTGAACAGGAGGAACTTCGGTTCAGTTCTCGATATAATTCCTCTTGCCGATTCTGTAACCAAGTTAACTGCTCGATGTGAAATCTGCGGGAATAGGGCTTTCTTTACTTTAAGGAAGACACAAGAAAAAGAGACTGAGCTGATTGGTGGTGCTGATATGTACATGCCCGTATGTCGACAACATTACGTCAGCGGGCAAGTAGCGATAGAGACAGCAAGAACTGTAGTAGAATCACGCAAGGTTGGGTATAGGACTCCAGCATAGTTCTTAGTAGGTAAAAGTAGGTCTTCGGCATCATATACATCCCCATGGTGAGCATAGTTGTAGGGTTAGggatattgttttgtttagaaaCTGTAATTGAGTTAATTATGCCTGTATTTTGATGGCTGCTTTGATTGATTGGATtagatggaaggaaaaaacGAGTCAAATGTTGTATGTaaccaacaaaattgaaaactaataCATTATTGGGGGAGGAGACATTCAAAGTGGCAACCATGTGTTAGTTTGGGAAGTTGTTGATCAGCCAGCTGTTTAGTTTGTTGATTGTAATTTCCAATAACTAATTTTCATagctttttttcataattaaagaCATGAAAAGTTGTTAATAATTGAATTGGACCAAATactattctcttttttcaaaattaataaataaaagtatgtGGGGTGTGGTGCATGTAATCACAAAAAATTGATACCTATTGTAAAAGTTTAATGGATAAACAATGGTAGTTTAATTACCCACTTATGTACTCCCAAGTATGTTATTGTTAATAACCAAAAGGCAGTAATTAATACGTTATGTCTTAATTAGGAATGTGGAAGTAATTAATAtgtttaaagatatttttatacatatataatgatgaagttttgtatttgtgttTGATAATAACTAAAGTGGAAAGAGATGTTTGATAATAGATGGAGGAGAATCCACGTCTCCTCACTTCTCTTCACTCAATTCTACCAAATTTCAACTAAACCTAAGCATCCACCCTCACTCACAACTATAATTAACATCAAATTTATTCTATATCTTCTTCAGATTTGTGGAAATCAATCTAGATTATGTTGTAATTCGAATCCAAACAATGCAATGcttttttatatgattttaatgtatcatgattttgattttccaatttatatttttaacttaataTATGTATTGCCTTATAgctttaaatttgaattatacattttttttagaaaaattactGTAAATGGCGAATCCGTCAAAATACTTACAAACACataagcaaaattttatattttattaatgttattatcgataaaactaaaattttgctatctattataaatattttgatttattttgctttactaaaaatatttcaatgttttaaaaaaatatttcataaattaattaataatgatcCATTTACCTCATATTTAATGGTTAACTACAactagttttataatttatataggatgcatttttaaatatagcaaaattttagatttatttaatgttttaaacgttgataaacttctatcactTTCTATGGataatagaatctaaaattttaatatattttataaatattttatcaatttaatctctctcttttgttttcttttttttttcacaatttccctttataaatatattatcgAACACAAAAATAGTTGTTTAAATTAGAATTCAGTTCTTGAACATGCTACCATATgaaaacataatatatatatatataacaattttgattaaggtttctaaagaaaaaaaaagtgtttaagaaaacttgtttttatttaattttgtttggaaaagAACAGCATAAATTTAAGTCTaaaagtatttcaaaattaaagtgaTTTAGTgatcttcaaatattttaatttgttggaagataacttattttttaaaaatacatatttaaaaatgtatttcaaaaatacaataaatctattgtttctcaattttttgtattaagatacaataataaatagacGGTGTGTTTGACACCCAGCTTAGGAATCAAATTCCTAATGCATGTGGCTTATCTGATGGGGGTTTTGATGtctgaaaaatacaaatatgcATCTAATGCCTCTACTTGGACcgttgattttaaattaataggtttaattaatctatttgatttttttaactgTATATCCTAAATTTATCCTCCTTCAATTCTTTAATTGATCTTTTTCATATTCTGACctctaattcaatttttgtgcTCTATTAATTTTCACGAAAATAAGGTAAAAACGAGAAATTTTAGCATTCAATGACAACAATTTTGATTACAGATGAATTAACAtgaattgtttaattataaatattacaaatcattcacaaaatataacaaatcacctAATCTGATGGTGTTTATAAAAGTTCCAATTAAACAACATGAAAGGGTCTAATAGGTTTCATAATAAGCATAACCAAAAGGGTcaagcaaaaataaaagtcatCTGGAGTTTTTTTGTTAAGCCCATCCAAATAAGTTGTCTTTTAGTCAAATtgaccaacaaaaaaaatgaagaatatatgtgtgaaatattttacaatttttattatattaccaatatattaatatttgactTATACTTGATAACATAATAAATAGGTTTATCAATTTTCaccttaaaaaatattaaaaaataagtcaaattttgtgatttaatCAAAAACGTATTTGGAATGacttagaaggaaaaaaaaaagctttcaaaactaatcttaattaatttttcaaggtTAATGATGGTCGTCAAAAGTTCGCCAACGAGTTGTCAAAAATGATACTCATTGGCCATTGGTCGGCCAACAATGGTCACTGAGGGCGGTGTCCGGTGTTGtccaacaaattttcaatattgaattagaaaaaaaaaagagtaatcTATGAGCTTGAATAGTGTTTACTATTCAAATCCATGAGAAAAAGTATAGGAAGTCTTGGTGAAGACAATCATCAATCAATGGTGAAGACAAGACACTAACAGTCATCAATGATTAAGGCTATTGGGTGATCACCAACCATCATGACAATTGGTCACC
This genomic interval from Cucumis sativus cultivar 9930 unplaced genomic scaffold, Cucumber_9930_V3 scaffold92, whole genome shotgun sequence contains the following:
- the LOC101217270 gene encoding thymidine kinase; this translates as MFTQLSIFSLSKHPLFRCLERVFFQPRIETPQMRASLSPPSGEIHVILGPMFAGKTTTLLRRIQSESCNGRSVAIIKSNKDTRYGLDSIVTHDGMKLPCWAIPNLSSFKKKFVKLDVIGIDEAQFFDDLYDFCCEAADIDGKTVIVAGLDGDYLRRNFGSVLDIIPLADSVTKLTARCEICGNRAFFTLRKTQEKETELIGGADMYMPVCRQHYVSGQVAIETARTVVESRKVGYRTPA